One Lactobacillus crispatus DNA segment encodes these proteins:
- a CDS encoding DUF7679 family protein, producing the protein MAKRHQYLWCLVELPNGKREWYCISKVLRKALLWEKNYLHNRYWRNTLIGSYLNVARTRYHHDQAIITVGRVIRVKILYYPTQDWHWTRNQFIAASQLENFTTAYNYMKHNYAWYNKLLIHHALRHWRRISASKHCNKF; encoded by the coding sequence ATGGCGAAGAGACACCAATATCTTTGGTGTTTGGTTGAATTGCCTAACGGCAAACGCGAATGGTACTGCATTTCTAAGGTATTGCGCAAGGCCTTGCTTTGGGAGAAAAATTATCTGCATAATCGATACTGGCGCAATACTTTAATTGGTAGCTACCTCAATGTTGCTCGCACGCGTTATCATCATGATCAGGCAATTATTACAGTAGGAAGGGTAATCCGAGTGAAAATTTTATATTATCCTACTCAGGATTGGCATTGGACACGCAATCAATTCATTGCGGCTAGCCAACTGGAAAATTTTACAACCGCCTATAATTATATGAAGCACAATTATGCTTGGTATAACAAGCTATTGATTCATCATGCGTTACGTCATTGGCGTAGAATAAGCGCTTCTAAACATTGCAATAAATTCTAA
- a CDS encoding C40 family peptidase — translation MKHNFFKVGAAAALTVTGVSAITSMKTVRAANFTAIKQVKISYLPGKSLNIWTNYENGQFMGYRAKDGTVWNVAETALDKKGNLWYKVGTREWIEARYTVDVTAGEKAEVSQAPTVKKTEAKQTKTTVNKKTAAVATKTATQKKAEKIAKVKKAKQIVNTAIKKTSQNTNQTSSTQATSKAASIVALAKQQIGKNYVWGAEGPDSFDCSGLVQYVYQKAAGVNLPRTTYDQVKVGQTVSLNNLQPGDLVFWGSTTAPYHVAIYVGNNQYVNAATPEQGTILQTVSSYFTPSIAKRVL, via the coding sequence ATGAAACATAATTTTTTTAAAGTGGGAGCGGCTGCAGCCCTGACCGTTACGGGTGTTTCCGCAATCACATCAATGAAAACTGTTCGTGCAGCTAATTTTACTGCGATTAAGCAAGTTAAGATTAGCTATTTACCAGGTAAGAGCCTGAATATTTGGACCAACTATGAGAATGGTCAATTCATGGGCTACCGTGCTAAGGACGGCACGGTCTGGAATGTAGCTGAGACTGCACTCGATAAGAAGGGCAACTTGTGGTACAAGGTTGGAACGCGTGAATGGATTGAAGCGCGTTATACCGTAGATGTTACTGCTGGAGAAAAAGCAGAAGTATCGCAAGCACCAACTGTTAAGAAAACGGAAGCTAAGCAGACAAAGACTACTGTTAATAAGAAGACAGCGGCAGTAGCTACTAAAACGGCTACTCAGAAGAAGGCTGAAAAGATAGCTAAGGTGAAGAAGGCTAAGCAAATTGTTAATACGGCAATCAAGAAGACTAGCCAAAATACTAACCAAACTTCTTCAACGCAAGCTACTAGTAAGGCCGCTTCAATTGTTGCGCTAGCTAAACAACAGATAGGTAAGAATTATGTCTGGGGTGCAGAAGGTCCGGATTCATTTGACTGTTCTGGCTTAGTACAATATGTTTACCAAAAAGCGGCCGGCGTTAACTTGCCAAGAACAACTTATGATCAAGTTAAGGTTGGTCAAACTGTTTCATTGAACAACTTGCAGCCAGGTGACTTAGTCTTCTGGGGTTCAACGACAGCTCCATACCACGTTGCAATTTATGTAGGAAACAATCAATATGTAAACGCAGCAACACCGGAGCAAGGTACTATTTTGCAAACGGTATCGAGTTACTTTACACCATCGATTGCTAAGAGAGTGCTATAG
- a CDS encoding C40 family peptidase: MNIKSNFVKVTAAAALTLTGVAAVNVIKPDSTNATVQAATTKVKINYIAGYGINIWDNYNGGHFTGQRAQHGTTWNVFDTKTDKKGRTWYQIGDNQWILAQYTVDASSDKAQAVKKAKKAKKSVQATGDASAVITLASAQLGKSYVWGGTGTNGFDCSGLVQYVYSNAAGVKLGRTTYDQVKQGSTVSMDNLQPGDLLFWGSASAPYHVGIYVGNNQYIHAATPGQGVIKQTLSSYFYPSVAKRVLN; encoded by the coding sequence ATGAATATTAAGAGCAATTTCGTAAAAGTTACCGCAGCTGCTGCATTAACTCTGACCGGTGTAGCTGCAGTAAATGTCATCAAGCCAGATTCAACTAATGCTACTGTTCAAGCTGCTACTACCAAAGTAAAGATTAACTACATTGCAGGTTATGGAATTAACATCTGGGACAACTACAATGGTGGCCACTTTACTGGTCAACGTGCTCAACATGGTACTACTTGGAATGTTTTTGACACCAAGACTGATAAGAAGGGCCGTACATGGTACCAAATTGGTGATAACCAATGGATTTTAGCTCAATATACTGTTGATGCTAGTTCAGATAAGGCTCAAGCAGTTAAGAAAGCTAAAAAGGCTAAGAAGTCAGTTCAAGCAACTGGTGATGCTTCAGCAGTTATTACTTTGGCTTCAGCACAATTAGGCAAGTCCTATGTTTGGGGTGGTACAGGAACTAACGGTTTTGACTGTTCAGGTTTGGTACAATATGTTTACTCTAACGCTGCTGGCGTGAAGTTGGGTAGAACTACTTATGATCAAGTTAAGCAAGGATCAACCGTTTCTATGGATAATCTTCAACCGGGTGATTTGCTTTTCTGGGGTAGTGCAAGTGCTCCATATCACGTAGGTATCTATGTTGGTAACAACCAATACATCCACGCTGCTACACCAGGTCAAGGCGTAATCAAGCAAACTTTGAGTTCATACTTCTACCCAAGTGTTGCTAAGCGTGTTTTAAATTAA
- a CDS encoding C40 family peptidase: MNFRRTLVKYTAALSVFFTGISAINVPSTVHADDVENTIVTTNNSTSDLETTKPDSSSVKQESAATKKRNAVVKLVKKQIGKPYIYGAAGPSGFDCSGLTTYVFKNAINKTLPRTTYGQITLGKTISVSTKKLKKGDLLFWGNYHVGIYVGNGKFVHAPAPGQNVKQQTLASFYPSSAKRVID; this comes from the coding sequence TTGAATTTTAGACGTACTTTAGTAAAATACACCGCAGCTTTATCAGTATTCTTTACCGGTATCTCAGCTATCAATGTTCCATCAACTGTTCACGCTGATGACGTTGAAAACACTATTGTAACTACTAACAACTCAACTTCAGATCTTGAAACTACTAAACCTGACTCAAGTTCAGTTAAGCAAGAATCAGCTGCTACTAAGAAGCGTAATGCAGTTGTTAAGCTTGTTAAGAAGCAAATCGGCAAGCCTTACATTTACGGTGCTGCTGGTCCTAGCGGTTTTGACTGCTCAGGCTTAACTACTTACGTTTTCAAGAATGCTATTAACAAGACTTTGCCAAGAACTACTTACGGTCAAATTACTCTTGGTAAGACCATTTCAGTTTCAACTAAGAAGCTTAAGAAGGGTGACTTATTATTCTGGGGTAACTACCATGTAGGTATCTACGTAGGTAACGGCAAGTTTGTTCACGCTCCAGCTCCTGGTCAAAATGTTAAGCAACAAACCTTAGCTTCATTTTACCCATCATCAGCTAAGCGTGTAATCGACTAA
- a CDS encoding guanylate kinase — protein sequence MKKIILIAGPSGAGKTTVSEYLTEKYGIPRVLTHTTRPMRSGEEQNVSYHFETDETFAQLHFFEHIKYGSYQYGSSREALNLAWKKSDLVSLIVDIKGVYTYIQQLGDKVYFLYITTSTKKELEERLLKRGDDPSKIKERLSGSELNSLPADLKNYAHILINDNLTKTKSALDALIAKLR from the coding sequence TTGAAAAAAATAATTCTTATTGCAGGACCTAGTGGTGCTGGCAAGACGACTGTTTCAGAATATTTAACTGAAAAATATGGTATTCCACGCGTATTAACGCATACCACGCGGCCGATGCGATCAGGCGAGGAGCAGAATGTTTCTTATCATTTTGAAACCGATGAAACTTTTGCCCAGCTGCACTTTTTTGAACATATTAAGTATGGATCTTATCAGTATGGCTCAAGTCGTGAAGCATTGAATTTAGCTTGGAAAAAAAGTGACTTAGTTTCTCTAATTGTCGATATCAAAGGCGTTTATACCTATATTCAGCAATTGGGTGACAAAGTCTATTTCCTTTATATAACAACATCTACCAAAAAAGAGCTAGAAGAGCGTTTGCTCAAGCGCGGTGATGATCCAAGTAAGATTAAAGAAAGACTTAGTGGTAGTGAATTAAATTCATTGCCAGCTGATCTGAAAAATTACGCTCATATATTAATTAACGACAATTTAACAAAGACCAAAAGTGCTCTCGATGCACTGATAGCAAAGCTTCGCTAG
- a CDS encoding DUF2187 family protein — protein sequence MKKADVKVGAIVGAKSEEELKKPFQGKVEKIYENSALLAITSYDPVDATAISDLNNKIVVNFKNLKTARAAKNSKTASTNEVKIEKIAKKNDDKKEADKK from the coding sequence ATGAAAAAAGCAGATGTAAAAGTTGGTGCAATCGTTGGTGCCAAATCAGAAGAAGAACTTAAGAAGCCATTCCAAGGCAAAGTTGAAAAGATCTACGAAAATTCCGCATTGCTTGCAATTACTTCATACGATCCCGTTGACGCCACTGCTATCAGCGACTTGAACAATAAGATTGTAGTTAACTTCAAGAATTTAAAGACTGCTCGCGCTGCCAAGAACAGTAAGACTGCTTCAACTAATGAAGTTAAGATTGAAAAAATTGCCAAGAAGAACGACGATAAAAAAGAAGCAGACAAGAAGTAA
- a CDS encoding O-antigen ligase family protein codes for MKEKTRTVLFWFILIQPFLDLYWFYNGKLAEVLPFTLPTIIRILAVFVIFCMFFSQKQNWQKLGQDKWLILYLALLILYSIIHLIHVKNFNSINPNDYNYSTVSEIFYLIRMLLPLMVIFFTKELNFSQEQFRHVIEGISGLFSFTIVITNLFVISLRSYETGPISANIFEWFVNPNIGYSHMASKGFFNFANMVSAVLFMLVPLMLYFMFSRFNWKIVTLNVVQALAMIELGTKVALIGLIGGVIISILLYVFHLFIVKDVNKNGKAIIVALLIEAGTFAIIPFGPAIQRYNYEKYLAQQSDDSLTQAKRELNAGLKKYPQGKQRKEFLTNFIGNHYQDYALNKKFVFKSYPYKYDPEFWLKIMNEPGTARMQNRHVEKAMLDQVVKTNNNRLDKFLGISYTRETNIFNLERDFTSQIYSLGWIGMLLFIGPYVIILLYALIKWLMNKETRTYLISSMLLSIAFMIFAAFSSGNVMDFLTASFILAFVEGSLLASVTRKEN; via the coding sequence ATGAAAGAAAAAACGCGAACTGTTTTATTTTGGTTTATTTTAATCCAGCCCTTTTTAGACCTTTATTGGTTCTACAACGGTAAATTAGCGGAAGTTTTACCATTTACTCTACCTACGATTATCCGAATTTTAGCTGTTTTTGTGATTTTCTGTATGTTTTTCAGTCAAAAGCAAAATTGGCAAAAATTAGGGCAAGACAAGTGGTTAATTCTATATTTAGCCCTACTAATTTTGTATTCGATTATTCACTTAATCCACGTCAAAAACTTTAACAGCATTAATCCTAATGACTACAATTATTCAACCGTAAGCGAAATTTTTTATCTCATTAGAATGCTTTTACCTCTGATGGTGATCTTTTTTACAAAAGAATTGAATTTCAGTCAGGAGCAATTCAGACACGTTATCGAAGGCATCAGCGGACTTTTTTCATTTACAATTGTCATTACCAATCTTTTTGTCATTTCGCTTAGAAGCTACGAGACAGGCCCGATTAGCGCTAATATTTTTGAATGGTTTGTTAACCCCAATATCGGTTACTCCCATATGGCCTCCAAAGGCTTCTTCAATTTTGCCAACATGGTATCAGCCGTACTCTTTATGCTGGTGCCTCTGATGCTTTACTTCATGTTCAGTCGTTTTAACTGGAAAATCGTCACTTTGAACGTAGTTCAAGCTTTAGCGATGATCGAGTTAGGAACCAAAGTGGCCCTCATCGGTTTAATCGGTGGCGTGATTATCAGTATTTTGCTGTATGTTTTCCACTTATTTATTGTTAAGGATGTTAACAAAAACGGCAAAGCCATTATCGTGGCGCTTTTAATCGAAGCTGGCACCTTTGCCATCATCCCCTTTGGTCCAGCAATCCAGCGCTATAATTATGAAAAATATTTGGCTCAGCAATCCGATGATTCTTTGACACAGGCCAAGCGAGAATTAAATGCTGGCTTAAAAAAATATCCTCAAGGTAAACAGCGCAAGGAATTTTTAACGAATTTCATCGGCAATCATTATCAAGATTACGCCTTAAATAAGAAGTTTGTTTTTAAAAGCTACCCTTATAAATACGATCCTGAATTTTGGCTCAAAATCATGAACGAGCCAGGCACCGCTAGAATGCAAAACCGACATGTAGAAAAAGCGATGCTTGATCAAGTTGTGAAGACTAACAACAATCGGCTCGACAAGTTCCTGGGCATTTCTTACACACGAGAAACCAACATTTTCAACCTTGAACGTGATTTCACTAGTCAAATTTATTCACTTGGTTGGATCGGCATGCTGTTGTTCATTGGGCCTTATGTCATTATCCTGCTCTACGCTTTAATCAAGTGGCTAATGAACAAAGAAACGCGTACTTATTTGATCAGCTCAATGTTGCTTTCAATCGCCTTTATGATTTTCGCAGCATTCTCGTCAGGTAACGTAATGGACTTCTTAACAGCTAGCTTCATCCTGGCTTTCGTTGAAGGCAGCTTGTTAGCTAGCGTAACCAGAAAAGAAAATTAA